The following proteins are encoded in a genomic region of Phycisphaera sp.:
- the metK gene encoding methionine adenosyltransferase, with protein sequence MADNRTSLFTSESVSMGHPDKVADQISDAILDVMLKDDPHSRVAVETMVATGLVVVSGEVTTSTYVDIQDIVRDTIREIGYDDAEMRFDCDSCAVLVALNKQSPDIAQGVDREGAGDQGLMFGFACRETEELMPLPIQLSHRLVERQAQVRRDGIIPGLRPDAKSQVTIEYEGLRPVRVDTVLMSTQHDRSWSGKQKQEELRKQVIEHIFKPVLGSWWNPGITVHVNPTGQFEIGGPHGDAGLTGRKIIVDTYGGRGRHGGGAFSGKDPTKVDRSAAYMARYIAKNVVAAELADVCEVQLSYAIGVVEPTSVHVDCFGTEKADLDQIEKAIRKVFPLTPRGIIETLQLRKPIYKLTARHGHFGRKPFEREGKSYFTWEKTDKVEDLKNAVGGAVAAGA encoded by the coding sequence ATGGCCGACAACCGCACCTCGCTGTTTACCTCAGAGTCCGTGTCGATGGGCCATCCCGACAAGGTGGCCGACCAGATCTCGGATGCCATCCTTGACGTGATGCTCAAGGACGACCCGCACTCGCGGGTGGCGGTCGAGACGATGGTGGCCACAGGGCTGGTCGTGGTGTCGGGCGAGGTGACGACGAGCACCTACGTGGACATCCAGGACATCGTGCGTGACACGATCCGCGAGATCGGGTACGACGACGCGGAGATGCGTTTTGATTGCGACTCGTGCGCGGTGCTGGTGGCGCTCAACAAGCAGAGCCCCGACATCGCCCAGGGCGTCGACCGCGAGGGCGCGGGCGACCAGGGTCTCATGTTCGGCTTCGCGTGCCGCGAGACCGAGGAGCTGATGCCGCTGCCGATCCAGCTCTCGCATCGTTTGGTCGAGCGTCAGGCGCAGGTGCGCCGCGACGGGATCATCCCCGGACTGCGACCCGACGCCAAGAGCCAGGTGACCATCGAGTACGAGGGGCTGCGGCCGGTGCGTGTCGACACGGTGCTCATGAGCACCCAGCACGACCGGAGCTGGAGCGGCAAGCAGAAGCAGGAAGAGCTGCGCAAGCAGGTGATCGAGCACATCTTCAAGCCCGTGCTCGGGAGCTGGTGGAACCCGGGCATCACGGTGCACGTGAACCCGACGGGCCAGTTCGAGATCGGCGGGCCGCACGGCGACGCCGGGCTGACGGGCCGCAAGATCATCGTTGACACCTACGGCGGTCGCGGCAGGCACGGTGGTGGGGCGTTCAGCGGCAAGGATCCGACGAAGGTCGATCGCTCGGCGGCGTACATGGCCCGGTATATCGCCAAGAACGTTGTGGCGGCCGAACTGGCCGACGTGTGCGAGGTGCAGCTGAGCTACGCGATTGGTGTGGTCGAGCCGACCAGCGTGCATGTGGATTGCTTTGGGACTGAAAAGGCAGACCTGGACCAGATCGAGAAGGCCATCCGCAAGGTGTTCCCGCTGACGCCGCGGGGCATCATCGAGACGCTGCAGCTCCGCAAGCCGATCTACAAGCTGACCGCCCGGCACGGGCACTTCGGTCGCAAGCCCTTCGAGCGTGAGGGCAAGAGCTACTTCACGTGGGAGAAGACCGACAAGGTCGAGGACCTGAAGAACGCTGTAGGTGGCGCGGTGGCGGCGGGGGCGTGA
- a CDS encoding nicotinate-nicotinamide nucleotide adenylyltransferase, whose protein sequence is MTPKAPTSLPIPSECAHVALFGGTFDPPHLAHVTLADLGRRELEGRVSAPVFLAFVPAARSPHKDNAPTATDAQRLDMLALATEGLEHAGIWTDELDRATHGEPSYWARTLERAKSILPDRTLWFIIGADQATSFHRWRTPREMLQFAQPTILPREPITSATDLRAAMANTDFWNEKELDHWAESFVDIDSLPAASTEVRDAKGSPFETPLHPKVLAYARQNALYGLS, encoded by the coding sequence GTGACGCCCAAAGCGCCGACATCCCTGCCTATACCCAGCGAATGCGCCCACGTCGCGCTCTTCGGCGGCACCTTTGACCCGCCACACCTGGCCCACGTCACGCTAGCCGACCTCGGTCGCCGCGAACTCGAAGGCCGAGTCAGCGCGCCGGTTTTCCTGGCCTTCGTGCCCGCCGCCCGCTCGCCCCACAAGGACAACGCCCCCACCGCCACCGACGCCCAGCGCCTCGACATGCTCGCCCTGGCGACCGAGGGCCTCGAACACGCCGGCATCTGGACCGACGAACTCGACCGTGCCACCCACGGCGAGCCCAGCTACTGGGCCCGCACGCTCGAGCGCGCCAAGTCGATCCTGCCCGACCGCACGCTCTGGTTCATCATCGGCGCCGACCAAGCCACCAGCTTCCACCGCTGGCGCACACCCCGAGAGATGCTCCAATTCGCCCAACCCACCATCCTGCCCCGCGAGCCGATTACCAGTGCAACCGATCTGCGCGCGGCGATGGCGAATACTGATTTCTGGAACGAAAAAGAACTCGACCACTGGGCCGAGTCCTTCGTCGATATTGACTCGTTGCCGGCCGCCTCGACCGAGGTCCGCGACGCCAAGGGCTCGCCCTTCGAGACGCCGCTGCACCCGAAAGTGCTGGCCTACGCCCGGCAGAACGCTCTTTACGGCCTGAGCTGA